In Gossypium arboreum isolate Shixiya-1 chromosome 5, ASM2569848v2, whole genome shotgun sequence, a single genomic region encodes these proteins:
- the LOC108451953 gene encoding probable aquaporin SIP2-1: MGKSGVIIYDFIISLMWVWSNFLIKLLVNQILGIDYQPKAEFVKNSLSVINMFFFAFLGKVTNGGAYNPLTVLASAVSGGFAHFIFTVGARIPAQVIGSITGVKLIIQTFPGIGSGPHLNVDIHQGALTEGFLTFAIVIISLGLTTKIPSSFFVKTWIASISKLALHILGSDLTGGCMNPASVMGWAYARGNHISKEHILVYWLAPIEATLLAVWVFRLAVKPAIEAKQNVKAKPE, from the exons atgggcaAGAGTGGGGTGATTATATACGATTTTATCATCTCCTTGATGTGGGTATGGTCTAATTTTCTGATAAAACTGTTGGTGAATCAAATTTTAGGGATTGATTACCAACCCAAGGCTGAATTTGTGAAGAATTCTTTATCCGTTATCAACATGTTCTTCTTCGCCTTCTTGGGTAAGGTCACTAATGGCGGCGCTTATAATCCATTGACTGTTTTAGCCTCCGCCGTGTCTGGTGGTTTCGCCCACTTCATTTTCACTGTGGGGGCCAGAATTCCCGCTCAG gTAATTGGATCTATTACTGGGGTTAAGCTCATTATCCAGACCTTTCCGGGGATTGGATCCGGGCCACATTTGAATGTCGATATCCATCAAGGTGCATTAACTGAAGGATTCTTGACATTTGCAATCGTCATCATCTCGCTCGGGCTTACTACCAAGATCCCTAGCAGTTTCTTTGTAAAGACGTGGATCGCAAGCATCTCCAAGTTAGCACTTCATATTCTTGGCTCTGATCTCACTGGTGGATGCATGAACCCTGCCTCT GTAATGGGATGGGCTTATGCTCGTGGAAATCATATCTCGAAGGAACATATACTTGTATACTGGCTCGCTCCGATAGAGGCGACTTTGTTAGCGGTTTGGGTCTTTCGGTTAGCAGTTAAACCAGCTATAGAGGCGAAACAAAATGTAAAAGCTAAACCAGAGTGA